The Pseudanabaena yagii GIHE-NHR1 genomic interval CAGTTAAGTTGGCATGACTCAAATTAGATTGATTGATCGTGGCATTACTCAGATCACATTCTTGTAAATTGGAGTTACTGAAATTAGCTGTACTGAGATTAGAGTCCGACAAATTTACATTGCTAAGATTGGCAAATTCCAAATTAGCATTGGTCAAATCGCTACGTCTCAAATCTGCATTTGCAAGATTGACATTACTCAAAATCGCATTACTGAGATTGGTCTCACTCAAATCCGCATTTCTTAACTCACTGGCTTCTAAGTCTGCACCACTTAAATTAGCGCCTTTAAAGGAAGCCTCTGTGAGATCGGCTCCATTGAGATTAGCTAAACTCAAATCACATCTCTGTAAACAAGCTTGGCGCAAGTGAGCTTTGCTTAAATGAGCGCCACTAACTTCTGCATCCTTGAGATTGGCTTTATACAAATCTGCTTCTCGCAAATTAGCTTTAACTAGGTCAGAGCTGCTCAAATTAGCGCCCAACAAATTTGCATTACTAAGGTTTGTCCAACGTAGATTCACACCGCTTAAATCTGCTTCACGTAGATTAGCCCTTCTCAAGTTAACACCACTCAGATTGGGAATAATTTCAGGGTTTTCAAGCCGCCAAAGATTCCAGCTCGCCACCCCTTGCTTCAGTATAGCCAGATGTTCTGAGTTGCCCATTTTCCAATTACCCCGTGATTTGGTTCCGCAATTTTTCGATTTTTGAGTTTTATGAATAGCAAAGGTCTCTAAATGACGATTTAGGACGATTTAGATTGATTTAGGATGGCTTATATTCTCACTAATAGGGCTTTGCTAAAACAAGAAAAAGTCGGTTATTTATAGTGATTTTTCAGCACATTAAGGACAAAATTTCAGATTTCACTAAATAAGCGATCACCTTTTCAAGATCAGTCAAGAGCGATCGCTCTTGGTGGTCAATTTGACTCTTCGAGAAATCCCTATGCGATTGATAGCAACTAGGGACTTGCTATTAATTAAAGTACCTGTGGCTTCGACTCTGCTCAGCCAACGTTAGCTGAGCAGAGTCGAAGCTAGATAACTTTGATGGGACATTTTTTATCCGCAAGTCCCCTACTAGATTTGGGAGATTTAAACCAGTCTGTAGCTAGCAATAACCTTATTTCACGCTAGTTTACATTATTTAACAATTTGCCACGCAATCAGTCTAAAGGGGTAGGATACATAAAGGGAATGGGGCGGAATTTCTAACTAGATAATATTGATTTTTTATTAATTTTTTATTTTTTAAGATATGGCTTCTTTTAAATCAGAACCTTTTTTATGGATTCATCTATCGGGAATTGTAGCTTTCCCGATCTTTTTAGTAATTACTTGGTTTGGATTATCAACTAGCGATCGCCTGCCCACTTTGGGATTAGAACTATTACTAATGGTTGTAATTGGTATCCTCCCTATTTTTCTGATGCAATGGTCTCGACCATTTGAGATTTTTAGTCTGTTAGTTCTGGCAATGAAACCAGACAAAATCTCCTATCAGCAGCGCCAAATCTTGAGTCTATTTAAAATGCCGAAACAACGTATCCTTAGCGCAGCAACGGCTGTGGCAATGGTGGGCATATTGTATGGGCTGTATCAATTGCCACCCTTAACGATGATTGAGTTACCGATACTCAGTCAATTGCTGGATCAATTCCACATTCTGGGACTCTTCATTGCTTGTGCTGCCTTTGTCGGTGCAAATCTATTTTTGCAAGTGCCGATCAGCGTTGTAGGGGTATTGCTTAGTAACGAACAGGAGTTTGTAAAGATCACCCCCTATCCCACTGAAAAAATTACGCAGGACTTTACCTTGGCAGGTTTTCAGGTTGACCACATTATTGCAATCGATCCAGTTTCCCCACAAAAGTAGCAATAGCAATTGATGATAATGAAACGATATTCGCTCTCGATCGCTTTTTTAATTACCTGTATTAGTGGATTTGCTTTAGCTAGGAACTTACCTGCTCGTGCCGAATCGGTAAACTCATCACAATTGATCGCTTCAGAGGTTGTTACGCCGCAGAAAGCGATCGCGCAATTACTCAACTCTCCCAAACCAAAGGCGGAATGGTTCACTCCTGAATTATTAACTAAGCTACCACTTGCCCAAATTGAGCAAATCCTTGCCGATTTGCAAATAATCGTTGGCAATTGTCGTGATGTGCAAGGTCAAGGTGTCAGTTATTTGGCGATTTGCGATCGCGGTAATGTGCCGATCAAAATTCGGCTCAATCCAGACGGAAAAATTGCCGCATTTTTCTTGGGTAAGCATCAACAGACTTTTGAACAAGCAGTTGCTAGCTTTAAAGCCTTAGAAGGTGAAGTTAGTCTATTGGTGATGGAAGGCAAAAATCAACGGGCAGGTATTCGCGCCGATCAGCCAATGGCAGTGGGTTCAGCCTTTAAACTTGCGGTACTCAATGCATTAAAAAATCAAATTGCAGAAGGGAAACTAACTTGGGGTAAAGTTATCTCACTTCAAACAAAGCACCAAAGCCTACCCACAGGACTGCTACAAAATTGGTCAGCAGGTTCTCTGTTAACGGTGCAAACCTTAGCGGGTTTGATGATTTCCCTCAGTGACAATACGGCTACGGATACGCTAATCGATCTTGTTGGTAGACAGGAAGTAGAGAGATTTTCCCTTCGCAATCGTCCTCTACTGAAAACCCGTGAAATGTTTACCTTACGGGGTTCTAAGAATGCGGAACTATTAAAGAAATATCGATTTGCTAATACTAGCGATCGCCTACAGATCCTCCAAGAAATTTCGCGTCAAGACCTACCCGATGTGATGGAATTTGTGACCAATCCCAAGGTTTCTCTTGATATCGAATGGATTTTTACAACAAGAGAATTATGTGCTCTGATTGAAGATGTTGCTGATTTGCCCTTGATGTCTTTTAACTCAGGTATAGCTGATCCAACGGGATGGGCAAAGGTTGCCTTTAAAGGTGGTTCGGATGCAGGTGTGTTAAACTTTACAACTTTCCTACAATCAAAAACTGGTAAATCCTATTGTGTTTCCGCCACATGGAATAATACCAAGCCTGTAAGTGAAGTTCAATTTGCAACTCTCTATAAAGGTTTAATTGATACTATTCCCAAATAGATACAGCGCTTTGCGCTTTCTCGAAACCCAGATAAATTTTGAAAAAGCTTGCTTCGCAAGCTTTTTCAAAATTTATCTGTATTACACTAACCCTAAATAGGCTGCTGTATTCCTAACTAATGGTTGCAAAACGCTATACTAAGTAGCGATCATGATATGCGCTCCTATGAATATTGCTCCTTTAAGTTGGACAGAACTAGAATCTCTGACGGATTTTCAAATAGACTATGTCAATGGACTTACTAATGCACAATCGAAGTTGCGCCTATTTGGGCATTCGGAAAATGATGTGCGTGTTACTCTATACCGCGATAACCATGCATGGTGTCCCTACTGTCAAAAAATTTGGCTGTGGCTAGAAGAAAAGCAGATTCCCTATCGCATCGAAAAAGTCACCATGTTTTGCTATGGCGAAAAGGAAAGTTGGTACAAAAGGAAAGTACCATCGGGGATGTTGCCTGCGATCGAGCTTGATGGACGCTTAATTACTGAAAGTGATGATATTTTGATCGCATTAGAACAGGCTTTTGGTCCTCTTGGACTCGGTATGCTCGATGCTCAGGTGATTCCTATTAGAAGATTAGAGAGGCTTTTGTTTAGAGCATGGTGCGAATGGCTCTGTCGTCCGATTATGTCTGCCCGCCAAGAACAGCGCAATCGTGAGCAGTTTATCGAAGTGATGCAAAAAGTGGAAGAGGTTTTAGGTAGTACTCCTAGCCCTTACTTTTTGGATGATTTTGGAACTGCCGATGTGATTTTTACTCCTTATGTTGAGCGCATGAACGCTAGTTTGTATTATTACAAAGGCTATTCAATGCGGGAAGAGAATCCACGAATGGCTGCATGGTTTGATGCGATGGAAAGTCGAGCCACCTATCGCGGCACTCAGAGCGATTTCCATACCCATGCCCATGATCTACCACCACAAATGGGAGGTTGTTGGGAAAATGGTGAACCACAAATGCTGATCAATAAGGCTAGAGTCGATCATGGCTCTTGGTTTGGCTTACCCGATGTTACTTATCCTGAACCTGAGAACTCGCGAGAAGAAGCGCTCTATCGTGTAATTAAGCATCGTCATAATATTATTCGGGTTAATCCTGCGGACGATCGCTTATTTGATGAGGCTCTACGTTGTGCTTTGACCAATATGATCAAGGGTACAGATTGTATTCCACCATCGGGTTCTGATGGCGCATTGAGGTATTTACGCGATCGCATTAGTGTGCCACGCGATATGTCCATTTACGCCGCAAAACGGTTGCGCGAAGCTTTAGAAAAGACGGCGGCACTAGTAGGCGATCGGCAAGGTGATCCCATTCCTTTTAAGCACCGCCGCGATCAAGACCCTGCCAACTTCAGAAATTAGTTGTCCATTTCGAGAGAGGATTATTTACCCGCCTTCGGCGGGTAAATAATCCTCTCTTGAAATGCGGCAAAGCTGCACTAAATAGTTTCTCGAGCATCCTCATTCATCAGTAATTGGCGTGG includes:
- a CDS encoding pentapeptide repeat-containing protein, with the translated sequence MGNSEHLAILKQGVASWNLWRLENPEIIPNLSGVNLRRANLREADLSGVNLRWTNLSNANLLGANLSSSDLVKANLREADLYKANLKDAEVSGAHLSKAHLRQACLQRCDLSLANLNGADLTEASFKGANLSGADLEASELRNADLSETNLSNAILSNVNLANADLRRSDLTNANLEFANLSNVNLSDSNLSTANFSNSNLQECDLSNATINQSNLSHANLTDAVLSNANLSNANLSNANLKNAVLSNAILSNSDLSNSNLEDTILSDAILSNANLSGAALNGAQLISAKLDAAFLIGTNLAKANLRLANLNGVSLSEAKLFGTIMPDGSVQN
- a CDS encoding low-complexity tail membrane protein, producing MASFKSEPFLWIHLSGIVAFPIFLVITWFGLSTSDRLPTLGLELLLMVVIGILPIFLMQWSRPFEIFSLLVLAMKPDKISYQQRQILSLFKMPKQRILSAATAVAMVGILYGLYQLPPLTMIELPILSQLLDQFHILGLFIACAAFVGANLFLQVPISVVGVLLSNEQEFVKITPYPTEKITQDFTLAGFQVDHIIAIDPVSPQK
- a CDS encoding serine hydrolase; protein product: MKRYSLSIAFLITCISGFALARNLPARAESVNSSQLIASEVVTPQKAIAQLLNSPKPKAEWFTPELLTKLPLAQIEQILADLQIIVGNCRDVQGQGVSYLAICDRGNVPIKIRLNPDGKIAAFFLGKHQQTFEQAVASFKALEGEVSLLVMEGKNQRAGIRADQPMAVGSAFKLAVLNALKNQIAEGKLTWGKVISLQTKHQSLPTGLLQNWSAGSLLTVQTLAGLMISLSDNTATDTLIDLVGRQEVERFSLRNRPLLKTREMFTLRGSKNAELLKKYRFANTSDRLQILQEISRQDLPDVMEFVTNPKVSLDIEWIFTTRELCALIEDVADLPLMSFNSGIADPTGWAKVAFKGGSDAGVLNFTTFLQSKTGKSYCVSATWNNTKPVSEVQFATLYKGLIDTIPK
- a CDS encoding glutathione S-transferase family protein, which gives rise to MNIAPLSWTELESLTDFQIDYVNGLTNAQSKLRLFGHSENDVRVTLYRDNHAWCPYCQKIWLWLEEKQIPYRIEKVTMFCYGEKESWYKRKVPSGMLPAIELDGRLITESDDILIALEQAFGPLGLGMLDAQVIPIRRLERLLFRAWCEWLCRPIMSARQEQRNREQFIEVMQKVEEVLGSTPSPYFLDDFGTADVIFTPYVERMNASLYYYKGYSMREENPRMAAWFDAMESRATYRGTQSDFHTHAHDLPPQMGGCWENGEPQMLINKARVDHGSWFGLPDVTYPEPENSREEALYRVIKHRHNIIRVNPADDRLFDEALRCALTNMIKGTDCIPPSGSDGALRYLRDRISVPRDMSIYAAKRLREALEKTAALVGDRQGDPIPFKHRRDQDPANFRN